A window of the Bufo gargarizans isolate SCDJY-AF-19 chromosome 1, ASM1485885v1, whole genome shotgun sequence genome harbors these coding sequences:
- the LOC122931604 gene encoding transcription factor jun-D-like translates to MMMTSTTADHVKMEPPFYHEDTLNLQDFAQISGYSGATTGGTTGSHQGGGGDTDVRYTPEHKMMSANIIIQGNNLKKKSLPPVLSAPVPAAVIPVGFSEVITRGSEALKLMQGGGSRLGESSGGVRDVVGNDLSPVPVTAEGGALVVATGSSTAGSSNSGGTPSDVPLLPSASALNLLKLTPPELEHLLIQAANPGLSATSSSNPSPATIAPPQQGTPVPTTTVPHPFLYRNQQVITQEQEGFADGFVKALADLHKQNQLLGAPISPSALATSSPSYPTRSLHPAGEVPVYTNLSSFNPVAATQLSPTLPQPPPPATYTGNTASAIPAVQLHFPGLNRLHTVRGPLDEPQTVPDVSQPGAPAGSAGDTSTPPSLSPIDLETQERIKAERKRLRNRIAASKCRKRKLERIARLEEKVKVLKSQNSDLASTASLLREQVSQLKHKVMSHVTSGCQIAVAKTSPGSKTGDASTC, encoded by the coding sequence ATGATGATGACCAGCACTACCGCTGATCATGTGAAAATGGAGCCCCCCTTTTATCATGAGGATACTCTGAATTTGCAGGACTTTGCTCAGATCTCAGGATATAGTGGGGCCACCACTGGAGGTACTACAGGCTCTCACCAAGGTGGCGGAGGAGATACTGACGTCAGGTACACCCCTGAACATAAAATGATGAGTGCCAATATTATAATTCAAGGAAACAACCTGAAAAAGAAAAGCTTGCCTCCTGTCCTGTCTGCTCCGGTTCCAGCTGCTGTCATTCCTGTTGGATTCTCTGAGGTTATTACTCGTGGAAGCGAAGCGCTGAAGTTGATGCAGGGTGGAGGCAGTAGACTCGGTGAGTCTTCAGGGGGTGTTCGTGATGTGGTAGGAAATGACCTCAGTCCTGTGCCAGTGACGGCAGAAGGTGGTGCCTTAGTGGTGGCAACTGGAAGCAGTACTGCAGGCAGTAGCAACAGCGGCGGCACCCCATCGGATGTCCCTCTTCTTCCTTCAGCTTCAGCTCTGAATCTACTTAAACTTACTCCACCTGAACTAGAGCATCTCCTAATCCAGGCTGCCAATCCTGGTCTTTCAGCCACATCCAGCAGTAATCCCAGTCCTGCTACAATAGCTCCCCCACAGCAGGGTACACCAGTACCTACAACCACAGTTCCACATCCCTTTCTGTACCGCAACCAACAGGTCATCACCCAAGAGCAGGAAGGATTTGCAGATGGCTTTGTAAAAGCTTTAGCAGATCTCCATAAACAGAATCAATTATTGGGAGCACCTATTTCCCCATCCGCTCTAGCCACAAGCTCTCCCTCTTATCCAACTCGATCCCTGCATCCGGCTGGAGAGGTACCTGTCTACACCAACCTCAGCAGCTTCAATCCAGTAGCGGCTACACAGCTCAGCCCTACTCTTCCTCAACCTCCACCCCCAGCTACTTACACTGGTAATACTGCCAGTGCTATACCGGCGGTACAGTTACATTTTCCAGGGCTCAATCGGTTGCACACAGTAAGGGGTCCTCTAGATGAACCACAGACCGTACCTGATGTGTCCCAGCCTGGTGCtccagcaggcagtgcaggagaTACAAGCACACCACCTTCTCTTTCCCCAATTGATCTAGAGACACAGGAACGGATCAAAGCAGAAAGGAAAAGACTGAGGAACAGAATTGCTGCCTCAAAATGCCGTAAAAGGAAGCTGGAGCGAATTGCACGCTTGGAAGAGAAGGTGAAAGTGCTCAAGTCCCAGAACTCTGACCTGGCGTCCACTGCTAGTCTCCTGCGAGAGCAGGTATCTCAGCTAAAACATAAAGTTATGAGCCATGTCACTAGTGGTTGTCAGATAGCTGTGGCCAAAACGTCTCCAGGGTCCAAGACAGGAGATGCTTCTACTTGCTGA